The following proteins are co-located in the Calliphora vicina chromosome 2, idCalVici1.1, whole genome shotgun sequence genome:
- the LOC135951369 gene encoding E3 ubiquitin-protein ligase RNF26 → MLSFLVQPVLKCMHFLHAVAVFILTASYHMGRGIFLLIIQVCNIIRDILTALAIIGEELYRFVCELNTSIAAVSNYIRSSANGGINCVLEAVGVFIKHISKFFINTRLHTKLLATQIGSFIADFLNLLRNALLLIADCAWWLITLLPRWLLYALIAVGDFIVESITAVRKALVYTVQVIVEDVFRLTIGIVLLFILWHNRRRVGLAILRLLLKVKRFIRLCWLCLKLLIRRMFRRRVIQTLTTPTRTLGAQRRSPLPRPSISPSNSDKSLDSTQRCVVCRDRQKCVLLLPCKHLCLCEECADYMFFTSQRQNCPLCRTFIDHSMSVYI, encoded by the exons ATGTTGTCTTTTCTGGTGCAACcggttttaaaatgtatgcatTTTTTGCATGCAGTTGCAGTGTTTATACTGACCGCCAGTTATCATATGGGACGAGGCATATTTCTACTGATAATACAAGTATGCAATATTATACGAGATATATTAACTGCATTAGCTATTATTGGAGAAGAACTTTATCGCTTTGTTTGCGAACTGAATACCAGCATTGCAGCTGTTTCGAATTATATCAGAAGCTCCGCTAATGGTGGCATTAATTGTGTGCTGGAAGCCGTGggtgtttttataaaacacatAAGCAAATTTTTTATCAACACACGTTTGCACACCAAGCTTCTAGCTACTCAAATTGGAAGctttatagctgattttttaaatttattaagaaatgcTTTACTGTTAATAGCAGACTGTGCCTGGTGGTTAATAACTCTGTTGCCCAGATGGTTACTGTATGCTTTAATCGCTGTGGGAGATTTTATCGTAGAAAGCATAACCGCAGTACGCAAGGCTTTAGTTTATACAGTGCAGGTTATAGTGGAAGATGTTTTTCGTTTGACAATCGGTATCGTTTTGCTATTTATTTTGTGGCACAATCGTAGAAGAGTGGGTTTGGCAATTTTGAGATTGCTTTTAAAAGTGAAAAGA TTTATTCGATTATGTTGGCTTTGTTTAAAGCTTTTAATTAGACGAATGTTTAGACGTAGAGTAATTCAAACTCTTACTACTCCAACACGAACTTTGGGGGCTCAAAGACGATCCCCATTACCCCGCCCAAGTATTTCTCCCAGTAATAGTGACAAATCGTTGGATTCCACACAACGTTGCGTTGTTTGCCGAGATCGACAAAAATGTGTTCTGTTGCTGCCCTGTAAACATTTGTGCCTTTGTGAGGAATGTGCGGATTATATGTTCTTTACTTCCCAAAGACAAAACTGTCCTCTGTGTCGTACATTTATCGATCATTCGATGTCCGTTTACATTTAA
- the Sgt gene encoding small glutamine-rich tetratricopeptide repeat-containing protein beta codes for MPDEVQQTFVRSFIDYLKKQIDGQAFTPDAQESCEVAIQCLQAAFDLGEEEAEQQSQTSSAAGNTIAASATEGKAKQVSLFDLYETHYMEKNPETLKMAETIKNEGNRLMKDGKYNEALLQYNRAITYDPKNPIFYCNRAAAYIRLGDNERAIIDCKSALVYNPNYGKAYGRLGIAYSNLGKYEEAQQAYAKAIELEPENQDYHNNLEVARNARNHAQTGMIPQLTEGLNAMLTNPAIRNLFSTADIDLESLQSMSQNPAVMNAIGQMFSGMQGGGGGMPDGGAVPPMPNDMLQLFQGFAQQLSSASSAGANQPDTNPPPSNPDQKQPPSN; via the coding sequence ATGCCAGACGAAGTTCAACAAACATTTGTACGTAGCTTTATTGACTACTTGAAGAAACAAATCGATGGCCAGGCCTTTACGCCTGATGCCCAAGAAAGTTGTGAAGTGGCCATACAATGTCTACAGGCAGCCTTTGATCTGGGCGAAGAAGAGGCCGAACAGCAATCACAAACCTCGTCAGCGGCCGGAAATACAATCGCCGCATCAGCTACAGAGGGGAAAGCCAAACAAGTTTCGCTCTTTGACCTTTACGAAACGCATTATATGGAAAAGAATCCCGAAACACTTAAGATGGCCGAGACTATTAAGAATGAAGGCAATCGTTTGATGAAGGATGGCAAATATAATGAAGCATTATTGCAATATAATCGCGCCATTACTTATGATCCCAAGAACCCCATATTCTATTGTAATCGTGCAGCGGCCTACATACGACTGGGCGATAATGAGCGTGCAATAATTGATTGTAAGTCAGCCTTAGTGTATAACCCCAATTATGGCAAAGCCTATGGTCGCCTAGGCATTGCCTACTCCAATTTGGGCAAATATGAAGAAGCCCAACAGGCTTATGCCAAAGCCATTGAATTGGAACCAGAAAATCAAGATTATCACAACAACTTGGAGGTGGCTCGTAACGCTCGCAATCATGCCCAGACCGGCATGATACCCCAATTGACAGAGGGTCTTAATGCCATGCTTACGAATCCTGCCATACGTAATTTGTTTAGCACTGCTGACATTGATTTGGAATCCCTGCAATCAATGTCCCAAAATCCAGCAGTTATGAACGCCATTGGTCAGATGTTCTCTGGCATGCAAGGAGGTGGTGGCGGTATGCCAGATGGTGGTGCAGTACCACCCATGCCCAACGATATGTTGCAGCTATTCCAGGGCTTTGCTCAGCAACTATCAAGTGCCTCCTCCGCCGGTGCTAATCAACCCGACACTAATCCACCACCCTCAAACCCTGATCAAAAACAACCTCCTTCCAACTAA